The following proteins are encoded in a genomic region of Rhizobium sp. CCGE531:
- the trbJ gene encoding P-type conjugative transfer protein TrbJ, translating into MLAPIVAVTALPRPAHALIVFDPKNYTENLLSAARALEQINNQITSLQNEAQMLINQARNLTSLPTSMLSQIEGNFSEMKSLLDQAEQLAYNVQNIDQQFSTTYETFATSKNNDQLVTSARERWQQSVTAFEDSLKTGAVAVNGIASTQAQTSTLVTASQSAVGVLQAAQAGNQLLAVQAKQMSDLTAMLAAQGRAEALEKAREAAAQEQAREQFSRFMTGTAYSPSSVQMFHQ; encoded by the coding sequence ATGCTGGCGCCCATAGTTGCCGTCACGGCTCTGCCGAGGCCGGCCCATGCGCTGATCGTCTTCGATCCGAAGAACTATACGGAAAACCTGCTGTCGGCTGCACGCGCGCTGGAGCAGATCAACAACCAGATCACCTCACTCCAGAACGAAGCGCAGATGCTGATCAACCAGGCCCGCAATCTGACCAGCCTGCCGACGTCGATGCTTTCTCAGATCGAGGGCAATTTCTCCGAGATGAAAAGCCTGCTCGATCAGGCCGAGCAGCTTGCCTACAACGTCCAAAACATCGATCAGCAGTTCAGCACTACCTACGAGACCTTCGCCACCAGTAAGAACAACGACCAGCTTGTGACGTCGGCGCGCGAACGCTGGCAGCAGTCGGTCACGGCCTTCGAGGATTCCCTGAAGACGGGCGCCGTCGCCGTCAATGGCATCGCCAGCACCCAGGCGCAGACTTCTACCTTGGTCACCGCCAGCCAGTCCGCCGTCGGCGTTCTGCAGGCGGCTCAGGCCGGCAACCAGCTGCTCGCGGTGCAGGCGAAGCAAATGTCCGATCTCACCGCCATGCTGGCTGCGCAGGGCAGGGCGGAAGCGCTCGAGAAGGCGCGCGAAGCCGCTGCCCAGGAGCAGGCGCGCGAGCAGTTCAGCCGCTTCATGACCGGCACCGCCTATAGCCCGTCCAGCGTCCAGATGTTCCATCAGTAG
- the trbF gene encoding conjugal transfer protein TrbF: MNPFKRASVRYARAPEPETPYRRAAQVWDERIGSARVQARNWRLMAFGSLLLAGGFAAALIWQSTRGTVVPWVVQIDRIGEAQAVAPAIADYHPTDPQIAWHLARFIENVRSIPADAVIVRQNWLSAYEFTTDRGAVALNDYARANDPFTKVGKVQVAVDVSSVIRASPESFRVAWVERRYENGQLSTTERWTAILTVVIELPRTADKLRANPLGVYVNAINWSKELSQ; encoded by the coding sequence ATGAACCCGTTCAAACGCGCCTCCGTGCGCTATGCCCGAGCGCCAGAGCCCGAAACACCCTACAGACGAGCCGCCCAAGTCTGGGACGAGCGGATCGGCTCCGCCCGCGTCCAGGCGAGAAACTGGCGGCTGATGGCTTTCGGCTCGCTGCTGCTCGCCGGCGGTTTTGCCGCGGCGCTGATCTGGCAATCGACACGCGGAACCGTCGTTCCGTGGGTCGTGCAGATCGACAGGATTGGCGAGGCACAGGCGGTGGCGCCGGCAATCGCCGACTATCACCCGACCGATCCGCAGATCGCCTGGCATCTCGCCCGCTTCATCGAAAACGTCCGCTCGATCCCGGCCGATGCCGTGATCGTGCGGCAGAACTGGCTCAGCGCCTACGAGTTCACGACCGATCGCGGCGCCGTGGCGCTCAACGACTACGCCCGCGCCAACGACCCGTTCACCAAGGTCGGCAAGGTGCAGGTCGCCGTCGATGTCTCCTCCGTCATCCGCGCCTCGCCCGAGAGCTTTCGCGTCGCCTGGGTCGAGCGCCGCTACGAGAACGGGCAACTGTCCACCACCGAGCGCTGGACCGCCATCCTCACCGTCGTGATCGAACTGCCGCGCACCGCCGACAAGCTGCGCGCCAATCCGCTCGGTGTCTACGTCAACGCCATCAACTGGTCGAAGGAGCTTTCGCAATGA
- a CDS encoding VirB3 family type IV secretion system protein yields MAAFGSEHDEIRGYYAPVRRALTEQILLGGAPRAVAIVNGTLAGAVGLGLRLWLAGLAIWAIGHFAAVWAARRDAQFVDVGRRHLRYPAHLGV; encoded by the coding sequence ATGGCGGCGTTCGGCTCTGAACATGATGAGATCCGCGGCTATTACGCACCGGTCCGCCGCGCGCTGACTGAGCAAATCCTGCTTGGCGGTGCGCCGCGGGCGGTCGCGATCGTCAACGGCACACTCGCCGGCGCCGTCGGTCTCGGGCTTCGCCTCTGGCTTGCCGGACTGGCAATCTGGGCGATCGGCCATTTCGCGGCGGTCTGGGCGGCGAGGCGCGACGCGCAGTTCGTCGATGTCGGCCGCCGGCACCTGCGCTATCCGGCGCATCTTGGCGTGTGA
- a CDS encoding TrbI/VirB10 family protein, producing the protein MTGPSDLKAEFRLRPEPARVTRLSRKVLIGLGAVSSLAIAAALFFALDTGRRGNQTPDELYNTENRTPADGLANLPKDYTGIPKLGPALPGDLGRPILKAQEEGKPVVVPTIQTPRVDPEEQRRLAEIEAARLAKLFTDSRGENADNQALDTRKSATDPNAVLTQPDATPPLDAGSAQNMQDRKLAFVNAEADRQTVSPDRVQEKSSPFILQAGSVIAAALITGIKSDLPGSITAQVTENVYDSPTGAHLLIPQGARLIGQYDSQVAFGQSRVLLVWNRVVMPDGTSIVLERLQGADPQGFSGLEDEVDYHWAQLFKAAVLSTLLGVGTQIGSDDQESEIAQAIRESAQGTASNVGQQIVSRQLNIQPTLTIRPGFPVRVIVNRDLVMQPYGAAKVPT; encoded by the coding sequence ATGACAGGTCCGTCCGATCTTAAGGCGGAGTTCCGGCTGCGGCCGGAGCCGGCGCGCGTCACCCGCCTGTCGCGAAAGGTGCTGATCGGTCTCGGCGCCGTATCGAGCCTCGCTATCGCTGCGGCCCTGTTTTTTGCGCTCGACACCGGCCGGCGTGGCAATCAGACGCCGGATGAACTCTACAACACCGAAAACCGTACGCCGGCAGACGGGCTCGCCAATCTGCCGAAAGACTATACCGGCATCCCGAAACTGGGACCGGCGCTCCCCGGCGACCTCGGCCGCCCGATCCTCAAGGCGCAAGAGGAAGGCAAGCCCGTCGTTGTACCAACCATCCAGACGCCGCGCGTCGATCCGGAGGAGCAGCGGCGCTTGGCCGAAATCGAAGCCGCGCGTCTCGCCAAGCTGTTTACCGACAGCCGTGGCGAGAACGCCGACAATCAGGCGCTCGATACGCGCAAGAGCGCGACCGACCCCAATGCTGTGCTGACGCAGCCTGATGCCACGCCGCCGCTCGACGCGGGCTCAGCCCAGAACATGCAGGACCGCAAGCTCGCCTTCGTCAATGCCGAAGCCGACCGGCAAACTGTCAGTCCGGATCGCGTTCAGGAAAAATCCTCTCCCTTTATTTTGCAGGCCGGATCTGTGATTGCCGCTGCCCTGATCACCGGCATCAAGTCCGATCTGCCGGGCTCGATCACCGCTCAGGTCACGGAAAACGTCTATGACAGCCCAACCGGCGCGCACCTGCTTATTCCGCAGGGCGCGAGACTGATCGGTCAGTATGACAGCCAGGTCGCCTTCGGGCAGTCGCGCGTGCTGCTCGTCTGGAACCGCGTCGTCATGCCGGATGGCACGTCCATCGTGCTCGAGCGCCTGCAGGGGGCTGATCCGCAAGGCTTCTCCGGGCTCGAGGACGAGGTCGATTATCATTGGGCGCAGCTGTTCAAGGCGGCTGTGCTTTCAACCCTGCTCGGTGTCGGCACGCAGATCGGCAGCGACGACCAGGAAAGCGAAATCGCGCAGGCGATACGGGAAAGCGCGCAGGGGACGGCGTCGAATGTCGGCCAGCAAATCGTCAGCCGGCAACTCAATATCCAGCCGACGCTCACGATCCGGCCAGGTTTTCCGGTCCGCGTTATCGTGAATCGCGATCTTGTGATGCAGCCCTATGGAGCCGCGAAGGTGCCGACATGA
- the trbK-alt gene encoding putative entry exclusion protein TrbK-alt: MDLKIAARMTAVLAIGAGLTATLMAMSQRQGPEETPVFRSLDPGGEPQIDGTRQELLRCRDLGPEALKDKACLKAWMESRRRFLKPAESDRPTAPASSAGGTVKP; encoded by the coding sequence ATGGATCTCAAGATCGCCGCCCGGATGACCGCTGTGCTTGCCATTGGAGCAGGACTGACCGCGACGCTCATGGCGATGAGCCAACGACAGGGACCGGAAGAGACCCCCGTCTTCCGGTCGCTGGATCCGGGCGGCGAGCCTCAGATCGACGGGACCCGACAGGAACTGCTGCGCTGCCGTGACCTCGGTCCCGAAGCGCTCAAGGACAAAGCCTGCCTGAAAGCCTGGATGGAAAGCCGCCGCCGCTTCCTGAAACCTGCAGAGTCCGACCGGCCGACGGCGCCGGCATCGAGTGCCGGTGGCACGGTGAAGCCATGA
- the trbG gene encoding P-type conjugative transfer protein TrbG, with product MNKTRSGRATLFATMLLASTALAGCAKKYIPPEIDYDDAAPAVKLADPVGPVKVVEVAKPLPLPGQLKPIEEVRKKPEPSDPKARIAAANEAARMQPVREGFINAVQVYPFAIGALYQVYAAPGQVTDVALQPGEELVGAGPVAAGDTVRWIIGDTESGSGAAKQVHILVKPTRSELQTNLVINTNLRTYHLELRSTEKTYMASVSWQYPADQLIALRRQNTRAAETQAVAAGIDISKLNFRYRIEGDGAPWRPLRAFDDGSKVYIEFPSGIAQGEMPPLFVIGASGNSELVNYRARQNYYVVDRLFAAAELRLGDKDSQRRVRIVRTDGRRIANRTALFSSEKSR from the coding sequence ATGAACAAGACCCGATCCGGCCGCGCCACGCTGTTCGCAACAATGCTGCTCGCTTCTACGGCGCTCGCCGGCTGCGCAAAGAAATACATCCCGCCCGAGATCGACTATGACGATGCCGCACCGGCGGTGAAACTTGCCGATCCGGTCGGTCCAGTGAAGGTGGTCGAGGTGGCAAAGCCGCTACCGCTACCCGGGCAGTTGAAACCGATCGAGGAGGTCAGGAAGAAGCCGGAACCGTCCGATCCGAAGGCGCGGATCGCCGCGGCCAACGAGGCGGCGCGCATGCAGCCAGTCCGTGAGGGCTTCATCAACGCGGTGCAGGTCTATCCCTTCGCCATCGGCGCGCTCTATCAGGTCTATGCCGCGCCTGGCCAGGTCACCGACGTCGCGCTGCAGCCGGGTGAAGAGCTTGTCGGCGCCGGCCCTGTGGCTGCCGGCGACACCGTGCGCTGGATCATCGGCGATACCGAAAGTGGCTCAGGCGCGGCCAAACAGGTCCACATCCTCGTCAAGCCGACCCGATCGGAGCTCCAGACCAATCTCGTCATTAACACCAACCTGCGCACCTATCATCTCGAACTGCGCTCGACGGAAAAGACCTATATGGCCTCTGTCTCCTGGCAATATCCGGCCGATCAGCTGATCGCGCTTCGCCGCCAGAACACCCGCGCCGCCGAAACTCAGGCGGTGGCGGCGGGCATCGACATCTCAAAGCTCAACTTCCGCTACCGCATCGAAGGCGATGGCGCGCCCTGGCGGCCGCTACGGGCCTTCGATGACGGATCTAAGGTCTACATCGAATTCCCCTCCGGAATTGCCCAGGGCGAAATGCCGCCGCTCTTCGTCATCGGCGCCTCCGGCAATTCCGAGCTCGTGAACTACCGTGCGCGGCAGAACTACTATGTCGTCGATCGGCTGTTCGCCGCCGCCGAACTCCGGCTCGGCGACAAGGACAGCCAGCGCCGGGTGCGCATCGTGCGCACCGACGGCCGCCGGATTGCCAATCGCACGGCACTGTTCTCCTCGGAGAAAAGCCGATGA
- a CDS encoding DUF2274 domain-containing protein has product MTKLKLSTIPDDKPVKLTVELPAAVFRDLQAYAAILAKANGEATAPEPAKLIVPMIDRFMSSDRDFRKAKRSYPIQPKNRAPAT; this is encoded by the coding sequence ATGACCAAGTTGAAGCTCTCCACCATTCCGGATGATAAGCCCGTGAAGCTAACCGTAGAACTGCCAGCGGCGGTGTTTCGGGATCTGCAGGCCTATGCGGCGATTTTGGCGAAGGCAAACGGGGAGGCCACCGCACCGGAGCCAGCTAAACTGATTGTGCCGATGATCGATCGGTTTATGTCCAGTGATCGGGATTTTAGAAAAGCGAAGCGAAGTTACCCCATCCAGCCGAAGAACAGAGCTCCCGCAACATGA
- the trbL gene encoding P-type conjugative transfer protein TrbL, with amino-acid sequence MNNVGIIDRFLETFTSYIDSGFGLLGSEVTFLSSTLIAIDIVLAGLFWAWGADEDVIQRLVRKTLYIGFFAYIVGNFNNLARIVFESFSGLGLKAAGASLSSTELLQPGRVAQVGIDAGNPILQAAGDLMGYVSFFENFVQIFVLLTAWVIVLVAFFILAVQIFVTLIEFKLTTLAGFVLIPFAFFNKTAFLAEKVLGNIVASGVKILVLAIIVGIGSRLFSEFTAGFSDQPTISEALSLVLGALALMGLSIFGPGIATGLVSGAPQLGAGAAVGTGLAAAGLGAAGYVGARAGIGAAAGAVGGAMRGGAAVAGGASTAYGLASASSDAGSAGRAAAGFAGMAKAGAGFVMSKAKEATGRSSETLRSSYGAGQSAAWKATGGGNDVGAGVAGAAGESAGGAAQSASPPAWAERMQRKQAFQHGVSTAAHSVRSGDHGGGSMSVSLNQDDHR; translated from the coding sequence ATGAACAATGTCGGCATCATCGATCGCTTCCTGGAGACCTTCACCTCCTATATCGATTCCGGCTTCGGCCTGCTCGGCAGCGAAGTCACGTTCCTCTCTTCGACGCTGATCGCGATCGACATTGTGCTGGCCGGCCTCTTCTGGGCGTGGGGTGCGGATGAAGATGTCATCCAGCGTCTCGTGAGGAAGACCCTCTATATCGGCTTCTTCGCCTACATCGTCGGCAACTTCAACAATCTCGCGCGGATCGTTTTCGAGAGCTTTTCCGGTCTTGGTCTGAAGGCGGCTGGCGCCTCGCTCTCGAGCACCGAGCTCCTGCAGCCCGGCCGCGTTGCCCAGGTCGGTATCGATGCCGGCAATCCGATCCTGCAGGCCGCCGGTGACCTGATGGGGTATGTCAGCTTCTTCGAGAACTTTGTGCAGATCTTCGTGCTCTTGACCGCTTGGGTGATTGTGCTTGTCGCCTTCTTCATCCTGGCAGTCCAGATCTTCGTCACGCTGATCGAGTTCAAGCTCACCACGCTTGCCGGCTTCGTGCTGATCCCCTTCGCGTTCTTCAACAAGACCGCGTTCCTCGCCGAGAAGGTGCTCGGCAATATCGTCGCCTCCGGCGTCAAGATCCTCGTGCTCGCCATCATCGTCGGCATCGGCTCGCGTCTCTTCAGTGAATTCACCGCCGGGTTTTCCGATCAGCCGACGATCTCCGAGGCGCTGTCGCTGGTGCTCGGCGCGCTAGCGCTGATGGGCCTGTCGATCTTCGGACCAGGGATTGCCACTGGCCTCGTCTCCGGCGCACCGCAGCTTGGCGCGGGGGCAGCGGTCGGAACCGGTCTTGCGGCCGCGGGGCTTGGTGCCGCCGGCTATGTCGGCGCCCGCGCGGGCATCGGTGCGGCGGCCGGCGCCGTCGGTGGGGCGATGCGGGGAGGGGCTGCCGTCGCCGGTGGCGCCAGCACCGCCTACGGCCTCGCCAGCGCCTCCTCCGATGCTGGCAGCGCCGGGCGCGCCGCGGCAGGTTTCGCTGGTATGGCCAAGGCCGGCGCCGGCTTTGTGATGAGCAAGGCGAAAGAAGCCACCGGCCGGTCCAGCGAAACGCTGCGGTCGAGCTACGGGGCAGGGCAGTCGGCCGCCTGGAAGGCCACGGGCGGCGGCAACGATGTCGGTGCCGGCGTGGCAGGTGCTGCGGGCGAGAGTGCAGGCGGAGCCGCGCAATCCGCGTCGCCACCGGCCTGGGCCGAGCGCATGCAGCGCAAACAAGCCTTCCAGCATGGTGTCAGCACTGCCGCCCACTCCGTCCGCTCCGGCGATCACGGCGGCGGTTCCATGTCCGTTTCCCTCAATCAGGATGACCACAGATGA
- a CDS encoding TrbC/VirB2 family protein: MTLPAAFLFERARRRLILATTLASITLMTALPAHASGSSMPWEEPLEKILESIEGPVAKIVAVIIIIATGLALAFGDTSGGFRRLIQIVFGLSIAFAASSFFLSFFSFGGGALV; encoded by the coding sequence ATGACCTTGCCCGCAGCTTTTCTATTTGAGAGAGCCCGCCGACGTCTCATTTTGGCGACCACGCTGGCCTCCATCACGTTGATGACTGCGCTGCCCGCGCATGCCTCCGGTTCGTCCATGCCCTGGGAGGAACCACTCGAAAAAATCCTCGAAAGCATCGAGGGGCCAGTCGCCAAGATCGTCGCGGTGATCATCATCATCGCCACGGGCCTCGCACTTGCGTTCGGCGATACCTCCGGCGGCTTCCGCCGGCTGATCCAGATCGTTTTCGGCCTGTCGATCGCTTTTGCGGCGTCGAGCTTCTTCCTCTCCTTCTTCTCCTTCGGCGGCGGGGCTTTGGTCTGA
- the trbE gene encoding conjugal transfer protein TrbE, whose protein sequence is MLNLAEYRKKNAGLADFLPWAALIAPGVVLNKDGSFQRTARFRGPDLDSATPAELVATTARLNNALRRLGSGWAVFVEAQRNPANDYPESLFADAASALVDVERREQFEESGLLFESSYFLNFVWLPPAEEASRMEALLYEGRERSGVDPWELLKGFVDRTDRVLHLFEGFVPEAGWLGDEETLTYLHSTVSVSRHRVRVPETPMHLDALLADQPLAGGLEPRLGDVHLRTLTVIGFPTITFPGILDDLNRLAFSYRWSTRAIMLDKTDATRLVTKIRRQWFAKRKSIAAILKEVLTNEQSVLVDSDAANKANEADAALQDLGTDQISEAYVTATVTVWDADARIAEEKLRLVEKIVQSHDFTCIAETVNAIEAWLGSLPGHVYANVRQPPISTLNLAHMIPLSAVWAGPERDEHLDAPPLFYAKTEGATPFRFSLHVGDVGHTMVVGPTGAGKSVLLALMALQFRRYKHSQVFAFDFGGSIRAATLAMGGDWQDLGGSISDGTSFLNMVALQPLAGIHDTPERAWTADWLVDILIREGVPITPEVKEHLWTALTSLASAPVAERTITGLTVLLQSTTLKQALRPYCIGGPYGRLLDAEMEWLGNASVQAFETEGLIGTGAASAVLAYLFHRIEARFDGRPSLLIIDEGWRALDDGGFAQKIKEWLKTLRKKNVSVVFSSQSLADIEASPIAPVLVESCPTRIFLANERAVEPQITHVYRQFGLNDRQIEIVARATPKRDYYCQSRRGNRLFELGLGAVALALCAASDKAAHAAMNNLVEDGERPRFLEVWLAARGLSWAAGLVPVLANVAVPAETDAGDQIPIQPSPEEETIR, encoded by the coding sequence ATGTTGAACCTTGCCGAATACCGAAAGAAGAATGCCGGCCTCGCCGATTTCCTGCCCTGGGCGGCGCTCATTGCCCCCGGCGTCGTCCTCAACAAGGATGGCTCGTTCCAACGGACCGCGCGATTTCGCGGGCCCGACCTCGATAGCGCCACGCCAGCAGAACTCGTGGCAACGACTGCACGCCTCAACAACGCGCTCCGCCGTCTCGGCTCCGGTTGGGCCGTCTTCGTCGAGGCGCAGCGCAATCCCGCCAATGACTATCCCGAGAGCCTGTTTGCCGACGCGGCCTCCGCCCTGGTCGATGTCGAGCGGCGTGAGCAGTTCGAGGAAAGCGGCTTGTTGTTCGAGAGCAGCTATTTCCTCAACTTCGTCTGGCTGCCGCCGGCCGAAGAAGCCTCACGCATGGAGGCCTTGCTCTATGAAGGGCGCGAACGCTCCGGTGTCGATCCATGGGAGCTGTTGAAAGGTTTTGTCGACCGCACCGACCGGGTGCTGCATCTCTTCGAAGGCTTCGTGCCGGAAGCCGGCTGGCTCGGAGATGAGGAGACGCTGACCTACCTGCATTCGACCGTTTCGGTATCACGCCACCGCGTGCGGGTGCCAGAAACGCCCATGCATCTCGATGCGCTGCTCGCCGACCAGCCGCTGGCCGGCGGTTTGGAGCCGCGGCTCGGCGACGTCCATCTGCGCACGCTGACGGTGATCGGATTTCCGACCATCACCTTTCCCGGCATTCTCGATGATCTCAACCGGCTCGCCTTCTCCTACCGCTGGTCGACACGCGCAATCATGCTCGACAAGACGGACGCGACGCGCCTTGTCACCAAGATCCGGCGGCAGTGGTTCGCCAAGCGCAAATCGATTGCTGCGATCCTAAAAGAGGTGCTCACCAACGAACAGTCTGTACTCGTCGATTCCGATGCCGCGAACAAAGCGAACGAGGCCGATGCCGCGCTGCAGGACCTTGGTACCGACCAGATCAGCGAAGCCTACGTTACCGCCACCGTCACTGTCTGGGACGCCGATGCGCGCATCGCCGAGGAAAAGCTGCGGCTCGTCGAGAAGATCGTCCAGTCCCACGATTTCACCTGCATCGCAGAAACCGTCAATGCGATCGAGGCCTGGCTCGGCAGCCTTCCCGGCCATGTCTACGCCAATGTCCGCCAGCCGCCGATCTCGACGCTGAACCTCGCCCATATGATCCCGCTCTCGGCGGTCTGGGCCGGGCCGGAGCGCGATGAGCATCTCGATGCGCCGCCGCTCTTCTACGCCAAAACCGAAGGGGCGACGCCGTTCCGCTTTTCGCTGCATGTCGGTGATGTCGGCCATACGATGGTGGTCGGTCCGACCGGTGCCGGCAAATCCGTGCTCCTGGCGCTGATGGCGCTGCAGTTCCGTCGCTATAAGCATAGCCAGGTCTTCGCCTTCGACTTCGGCGGTTCAATCCGGGCGGCGACACTCGCCATGGGTGGCGACTGGCAGGATCTCGGCGGTTCGATCTCGGATGGTACATCGTTTCTCAACATGGTGGCGCTGCAGCCGCTCGCCGGCATCCATGACACGCCGGAACGCGCCTGGACGGCCGACTGGCTGGTCGACATCTTGATCCGCGAAGGTGTGCCGATCACACCGGAGGTCAAGGAGCATCTCTGGACCGCACTGACCTCGCTTGCCTCCGCGCCTGTTGCCGAGCGCACCATCACCGGCCTGACCGTGCTGTTGCAGTCGACGACGCTCAAGCAGGCGCTTCGGCCCTATTGCATCGGCGGTCCTTATGGCCGTCTGCTCGATGCGGAGATGGAATGGCTCGGCAATGCCTCCGTCCAGGCATTCGAAACCGAAGGCCTGATCGGGACGGGGGCAGCCTCTGCTGTGCTCGCCTATCTTTTCCATCGCATCGAGGCGCGCTTCGATGGTCGCCCGTCGCTGCTCATTATCGACGAGGGTTGGCGGGCGCTCGACGACGGCGGCTTTGCCCAGAAGATCAAGGAATGGCTGAAGACGCTGCGCAAGAAGAATGTCAGCGTGGTGTTCTCTTCCCAGTCGCTTGCCGACATCGAAGCCTCACCGATCGCACCGGTGCTGGTCGAAAGCTGCCCGACACGCATCTTCCTCGCCAACGAGCGCGCTGTCGAACCCCAGATCACGCACGTCTACCGTCAGTTTGGCCTCAACGACCGGCAGATCGAGATCGTCGCCCGTGCGACGCCGAAGCGTGACTATTACTGCCAGTCCCGGCGCGGCAACCGGCTCTTCGAGCTGGGCTTGGGCGCGGTGGCGCTGGCGCTGTGCGCCGCCTCCGATAAGGCCGCCCATGCGGCGATGAATAACCTCGTCGAAGACGGCGAACGGCCCCGCTTCCTGGAAGTCTGGCTTGCTGCCCGCGGCCTCTCCTGGGCCGCCGGTCTCGTGCCAGTCCTCGCCAATGTCGCCGTGCCCGCTGAAACCGATGCCGGTGACCAAATTCCAATCCAGCCATCCCCTGAAGAGGAGACCATTCGATGA